The Triticum urartu cultivar G1812 chromosome 5, Tu2.1, whole genome shotgun sequence genome contains the following window.
GCGCCACCATGCCGCCGCGCCGCCGGGGTTCATCGGGCTACCGCGGCGTCCGCGAGCGCCCCAACGGCTGGTACTCCGCCGAGATCCGGTCCGGCGACGTCCGGCTTGGCCTCGGGTCGTTCCGGAGCGCGTACGAGGCGGCCCGCGCGtacgacgcggcggcgtggcgcttGGATAGGCCCCGGTCGCAGATGAACTTCCGGGACGTCTTCACGCGCGAGCAGGCGCAGCGCgtcgcccctccgccgcgtctcATCACTGACATGGACCGTGCCGACCACGCTCGgcgctgccgccgcctcctcatCGCCGAGGAGGACGAGCGAGCCATGGCGGAGTGGCGCCGTCGCCACCCGGAGGACGTCACCGACGAGCGTGCCTACTGGGCAGAGAGGACGGCAAGGCGCCGCGCGGAGCGGGCGGACCGGCGTCGGCGGAAGGCATTGGCGAATGCGCAGTGCGATATCGTTGAAGCAGGTGGGAGATCGATCTTCACGTTAGACGATGAATGTTGGGACGACATATGGCTCGATACCTCGGACAACACCGACGAGGATGGTGATGATGGTAGCGACATGGAGTAGTTTCTATCTATGTATGCCGTAGTAGTTTCTATCTATGTATGCCGTAGTAGTTTCTATCTAGTTGCACCGTAGTTCTATCTATCTATGCTTTCGAACTATCTATCTAGTTGCACCGATGTAAAATACCTTTGCATCATTTTTTATCTATGCAATTTATCGTTTTTTTATTATCTTAATATTTATCTATACTTTCGAAAAATGTTGTAAAAATGAGCGCGTGTGCTGCATTTTTGTGTGCTGCTGGAGCGGCGCGCGCGCGCTGCATCTTAACGCGGCTGTTGGAGTCAGCGCTGCGCGCCGCGCCAAATCAGATGATGGGCACGCGGCAAAGCTGTTTTTTGCGCGCGACGCGTTTgacgcctgttggagatgctcttagttcCATTGCCAATGGGTGGGTGCTCCGTGCTCGTCACCGGGTCCAGCCTCGACAGATTGCCAAGGCTTAACGTACGTACACTTAACGTACGTACACCGGTATGAGGGATTACTAGTTCCTTGTTGTTCAAGACATTAGTTATCCCCTGGCATATGgcagtatatatatataggatTTTCTATAAGTGTTTGCCACAGAATTAGTTAAGGGTTTCAACGGTGCAAAAGTtctcaaaaattctgaaaaaaatactGAACCAACACACCTATAATATAACATGATCCAACGGAGGGATTAAAAAAATACGACTGTATGTGTCCTGGACAAAAAAACAAATAGTTCAGTATATATTTATGTCGCAATGAGCTGAAATGCTTATTATTTTTGTCGATGACACATAGATGCATATTTTGACAATTCCTCCGTTCGATCATCTTATTACATTAGAGAGATGCTCCCATAtttatttcatattttttgaTAACTTTTGAACCGTTAGAAGTTTAGGGAAACTTAACTATGTAGACATagttttatatatatatatatatatatatatatatatatatatgcgcttgcctaattttttgaattttggtcctTTTATGTACGTTTGCAACAGGAGAGAAAAGAATCGAATGTGAATATTTCAAAAAGTATGGTTCAAGGCCTCCGTAGGTCCACACCCTTTTTTTTTAACACAATACCCACGTATGTCACCTGTTAACCTCCTTTTTGCTCTCATCGATAGTGGTCGCCGTGTCCAAGACAATGCACGCGAGCAACGCAAATACGGCTAGAAATGAGTAGAGTGTGTTTTTGCACATAACTTCATTCCAAAAATAATAATTAGCACATGGGTAATTCATAGTGCATACCATCAAATTTTACAACCTTTAATATTGCGTAGCTGTTTTGTCTGGCTAACAAAATCACTTTGATATTATTTTTAAAACTACATCCTTTTGGTCTATGGATGTGTACAATTGAAAACCCTTAAAAAATCCCATAAAAAACCTTCAGaaattatggacatttgtcaatGTTAATACCTTTTTCACATTTCTCTAGATCACATTCATGAGAAAATGCATAAAGTGGTGGCCGTTGATTAATATAATTCCCAGCTACAATTATTCATTCCAAGTTTCaagtcattcttcattctttctTTTATGTGGATCAACATTTTTTTGCGTGAAAAGGGTTAAGGCCATCAATTAAGTATCATAAGTCCTTACGAACACACGCATATTAAAAGATAAAATTATATTTAAATATTGGGGGTCTTGAAGTCTTCTTCCTCCTACATCCACTGACATCGTGCCGTGAGCATAGCTCGATGCTACCCCTTGCCTCTGCTTTGGCACATCACACCTTTTCAAATCCAAGAGCTTTTACAACCAATGAACGGGAAGTCATCGATGTAGACCAGGAGATGCCGATGACTGCGATCTTAGAAGAAAATCATTGGAAAAAAATAACGATAAGAGCCTGTAGAAACTTTGCAGATCAGGAAAGCCGACCAAATTCAGGCGGATCCACCGAAAACCTAAACCAATCATATCCCGGAAGACCCTCAGAGACACAACTCCACATGCCCTCCACCGTCGAGAAACACACTGATGAAACAAGGATAGGGTGGGGAGAACATTATACATATAGTGGGGCAATGCCGCCGCCTTGCCGCCACACACCAAACAACACAAACGTTGACCGTCTTTAAAGTTTAGCGATCAAACCTCAGCGGATTGATGAGTTGAGGCACTAGTAGAAGGACCAAAGGTTTCATAGATTTCACTACATGGTGTATGTGGTAAGCAAActcaaaacaaacaaaaaaagatTCATTAGATTTTTAATTTTGATCAAACTTACCATTTTGACTTAAGACACCAAGACAGACGCATAATATTGATTAATCTGGAATGCAGCTATTTTTTATATTTACTctctccggtcctttttacttcgcatattagatttgtatcaggtcaaattttataaaatttgaccaaatttatattaaaaactACCAACATTTACAATACCAAATATATATACTATGAAACTACATCTCATAATGAATCTAATAATGTTGATTTGGCATTGTAAATATTAATATATTTTTCTCTATAAGTCTGGTCAAAGTTGAGGTattttgacttcagacaaaatttatatgcagactaaaaaggaccggagggagtagaAACGAAGGGAGGATCAAACGACATTTTCCATTTTTAAACTCTAAAAAACacatttcttttctttttcttttattagGATATATATAAGCAGCACACAAGTCAATGTCCGCAATCTAAAGAAAGTCAAACCAGCCGCCACCGCGGACACCGAAGCGCCGAGCGCAAAGCCAGAGTAAAACCCTAGCtatgtccgccgccgccgccgccggggcAGGCCCCCTCGTCACGGCGGcgttcctcctcctccccctccgcCTCCTCTCGCTTTCCTTCGGCTTCCGCCTCCCCACCTTCCCATCCGTCGCCCCGGCCCGCCGCTCCGCCGCGGCGCTGCTGATCGTCGCGGCGCTCCTCACCATCACATGCGCCATGCCCGCCGCGGGATCCAGCTCCGCCCCCGACGCCGAGGCCCTCCGATCGGAGATCAGCGAGCTCAGGCTCAAGCTCGCGCAACTAGGTGAGGCACTCTCTCCCTGTCACTAATGCAATTTGGGGGCCATTTCAGAGTAGTAGGACAGTTTAAATCGTGCTGTCCCTTGCACACATTGTCGCTGTATGCCAGTGTGAGagccaaatcaccgatgaccgagcgccgaacggacggcacctccgcgttcaacacacgtacggttggggaagacgtctcctccttcttgatccagcaaggggaaggagaggttgatggagatccagcagcacgacggcgtggtggtggaaagcagcggtgatctcggcagagcttcgccaagctccaacgagagggagaggtgttacgaggggagaggggggcgccaaggacttgggtgcggctgccctccctcctccccactatatatagggcccctaggggggcgccggccctaggagatcccatctccaaggggggcggcggcaagggggacttgccccccaagtcaggtggggcgccccccacccctagggtttccaaccctaggcgcaggggaaggcccatgggggcgcaccagcccaccaggggttggttcccctcccacttcagcccatggggccctccgggataggtggccccacctggtggacccccgggacccttccggtggtcccggtacaataccagtgacccccgaaactttcccggtggccgaaattggacttcctatatacaattcttcacctccgtaccattccggaactccccatgacgtccgggatctcatctgggactccgaacaactttcgggttaccgcatactaatatctctacaaccctagcgtcaccgaaccttaagtgtgtagaccctacgggttcgggagacacgcagacatgaccgagacgactctccggtcaataaccaacagcgggatctggatacccatgttggctcccacatgctcctcgatgatctcatcggatgaaccacgatgtcgaggattcaagtaatcccgtatacaattccctttgtcaatcggtacattacttgcccgagattcgatcgtcggtatcccaatacctcgttcaatctcgttaccggcaagtcactttactcgtaccgtaatgcatgatcccgtgaccaaacacttggtcacattgagctcattatgatgatgcattactgagtgggcccagagatgcctctccgtcatacagagtgacaaatcccagtctcgatccgtgtcaacccaacagatactttcggggatacctgtagcatacctttatagtcacccagttacgttgtgacgtttggtacacccaaagcactcctacggcatccgggagttacgcgatctcatggtctaaggaaatgatacttgacattggaaaagctctagcaaacgaactacacgatcttgtgctatgcttaggattgggtcttgtccatcacatcattctcctaatgatgtgatcccgttatcaatgacatccaatgtccatagtcaggaaaccatgactatctgttgattaacgagctagttaactagaggctcactagggacatgttatggtctatgtattcacacatgtattatgatttccggataacacaattatagcatgaataatagacaattatcatgaacaaggaaatataataaaaatcattttattattgcctctagggcatatttccaacagtctcccacttgcactagagtcaataatctagttacattatgatgaatcgaacacccatagagtcctggtgttgatcatgttttgcttgcggaagaggtttagtcaacggatctgcgacattcagatccgtatgtactttgcaaatatctatgtctccatcttgaacattttcacgaatggagttgaagcgacgcttgatgtgcctggtcttcttgtgaaacctgggctccttggcaagggcaatagctccagtgttgtcatggaagagagtgatcggccccgacgcattgggtatgactcctaggtcggtgatgaactccttcatccagattgcttcatgcgctgcctctgaggctgccatgtactccgcttcacatgtagatcccgccacgacgctttgcttgcaactgcaccagcttactgccccaccattcaaaatatacacatatccggtttgtgacttagagtcatccagatctgttaCGAAGCTAgtgtcgacgtaaccctttacgacgagctcctcgtcacctccatatacgagaaacatttccttagtccttttcaggtacttcaggatgttcttgaccgctgtccagtgttccatgcctggattactttggtatcttcctaccaaactcatgacaaggtttacatcaggtctggtacacagcatgacatacatgatagaccctatggctgaggcataggggatgacactcatcttttctctctcttctgccgtggtcggacattgagctgagctcaatttcacaccttgcaacacaggcaagaaccccttcttggactgatccatattgaacttattcaatatcttatcaaggtatgtgctttgtgaaagacctatgaggcgtctcgatctatctctatagatcttgatgcctaatatgtaagcagcttctccaaggtccttcattgaaaaacacttattcaagtaggccttaatactgtccaaaagttctatatcatttcccatcaaaagtatgtcatccacatataatatgagaaatgctatagagctcccactcactttcttgtaaacgcaggcttctccataagtctgcataaacccaaatgctttgatcatttcattaaagcgaatgttccaactccgagatgcttgcaccagcccatagttggagcgctggagcttgcataccttgttagcattcttaggatcgacaaaaccttccggctggatcatatacaattcttccttaagaaagccgttaaggaatgccgttttgacgtccatttgccatatctcgtaatcatagtatgcggcaattgctaacatgattcggacggactttagcttcgctacgggtgagaaggtctcatcgtagtcaaccccttgaacttgtcaataacccttagcgacaagtcgagccttatagatggtcacattaccatctgcgtccgtcttcttcttaaagatccatttattctctattgctcgccgatcatcgggcaagtctgtcaaagtccataatttgttttcatacatggatcctatctcggattgcatggcttcaagccatttgttggaatctgggcccgccattgcttcttcatagcttgaaggttcaccgttgtctaacaacatgattttcaggacagggttgccataccattctggtgtggaacgtgtccttgtgaaccttcgaagttcagtagcaacttgatccgaagtaccttgatcatcatcattaacttcctctctagtcggtgcaggcaccacaggaacatctgaaggaaatatgccctagaggcaatgataaagttgttatttatttccttatatcatgataaatgtttattattcatgctagaattttattaaccagaaacataatacatgtgtgaatacatagacaaatagagtgtcactagtatgcctctacttgactagctcgttgatcaaagatggttatgtttcctaaccatagacatgagttgtcatttgattaacgggatcacatcattaggagaatgatgtgattaacttgacccattccgttagcatagcacttgatcgtttagtttgttgctattgctttcttcataacttatacatgttcctatgactatgagattatgcaactcccgtttaccggaggaacactttgtgtgctaccaaatgtcacaacgtaactgggtgattataaaggtgctctacaggtgtttccgaaggtacttgttgggttggcgtatttcgagattaggatttgtcactccgactgtcggagaggtatctctgggccctctcggtaatgcacatcacttaagccttgcaagcattgcaactaatgagttagttgcgggatgatgtattacggaacgggtaaagagacttgccggtaacgagattgaactaggtattgagataccaacgatcaaatctcgggcaagtaatataccgatNNNNNNNNNNNNNNNNNNNNNNNNNNNNNNNNNNNNNNNNNNNNNNNNNNNNNNNNNNNNNNNNNNNNNNNNNNNNNNNNNNNNNNNNNNNNNNNNNNNNNNNNNNNNNNNNNNNNNNNNNNNNNNNNNNNNNNNNNNNNNNNNNNNNNNNNNNNNNNNNNNNNNNNNNNNNNNNNNNNNNNNNNNNNNNNNNNNNNNNNNNNNNNNNNNNNNNNNNNNNNNNNNNNNNNNNNNNNNNNNNNNNNNNNNNNNNNNNNNNNNNNNNNNNNNNNNNNNNNNNNNNNNNNNNNNNNNNNNNNNNNNNNNNNNNNNNNNNNNNNNNNNNNNNNNNNNNNNNNNNNNNNNNNNNNNNNNNNNNNNNNNNNNNNNNNNNNNNNNNNNNNNNNNNNNNNNNNNNNNNNNNNNNNNNNNNNNNNNNNNNNNNNNNNNNNNNNNNNNNNNNNNNNNNNNNNNNNNNNNNNNNNNNNNNNNNNNNNNNNNNNNNNNNNNNNNNNNNNNNNNNNNNNNNNNNNNNNNNNNNNNNNNNNNNNNNNNNNNNNNNNNNNNNNNNNNNNNNNNNNNNNNNNNNNNNNNNNNNNNNNNNNNNNNNNNNNNNNNNNNNNNNNNNNNNNNNNNNNNNNNNNNNNNNNNNNNNNNNNNNNNNNNNNNNNNNNNNNNNNNNNNNNNNNNNNNNNNNNNNNNNNNNNNNNNNNNNNNNNNNNNNNNNNNNNNNNNNNNNNNNNNNNNNNNNNNNNNNNNNNNNNNNNNNNNNNNNNNNNNNNNNNNNNNNNNNNNNNNNNNNNNNNNNNNNNNNNNNNNNNNNNNNNNNNNNNNNNNNNNNNNNNNNNNNNNNNNNNNNNNNNNNNNNNNNNNNNNNNNNNNNNNNNNNNNNNNNNNNNNNNNNNNNNNNNNNNNNNNNNNNNNNNNNNNNNNNNNNNNNNNNNNNNNNNNNNNNNNNNNNNNNNNNNNNNNNNNNNNNNNNNNNNNNNNNNNNNNNNNNNNNNNNNNNNNNNNNNNNNNNttagttgaagaagaaaacaatttgttgaaggaaaaaataaaaaaaattgaggaggagaagatgatattggagttgcatgttgcggatatcgtcgatgatcacaagatcaagatggatgcaatgcgcttgaagattagaaagattagaaaatatgccattcataccgaggcttggtatcattatgccgttggatcaattgttaccttggttgcgattatgatcgcatttgttttcgcaatgaaatgttttacatagtttcaatgtatggtttaattaattagatgctctggagagctatatgttattagatgagaactatgtatgcactttggttttaatgtgatgatgaacttctattaatttggacacttaattgtatataatgcacgcagatgaaccggcaatggatgtacggtgacagacacacccgcgattacattaagggcgtgcatgagtttctcgatgcggctgaggcaaacaagcagaatggtcttactctaaccggaaaatccttcactcccacctgctttacaagggtttcatgccacactataatgtttggacgaggcacggagaaataggggttatgatggaagacggcgaagaagaagagtacgatgacaactatgtgtcccctgaatacggtgatgctgcaacggggggagctggtgaagatcaagaggaaccagacgacgtgcccaatgatgctgccacgagtgaagctgctgaagatcaagaggaaccagacgatgtgcccgatgatgatgatctccgccgggtcattgtcgatgcaaggacgcaatgcattagtcaaaaggagaagctgaagttcgatcgcatgttagaggatcacaaaaaaggtttataccccaattgcgaagatggcaacacaaagctcggtaccgtactggaattgctgcagtggaaggcagagaatgctgtggctgacaaaggatttgagaagttACTGAAAATATtaaagaagaagcttccaaaggataacgaattgcccgacagtacatacgcagcaaagaaggtcgtatgccctctaggattggaggtggagaagatacatgcatgccctaatgactgtatcctataccgcggtgcatacaaggatctgaacgcatgcccggtatgcggtgcgttgcggtataagatcagacgagatgaccctggtgatgctGACGGCGAGcacctcaggaagagggttcctgcgaaggtgatgtggtatgctcctataataccatggttgaaacgtctgttcagaaacgaagagcatgccaagttgatgcgatggcacagtgagaaccaaaagaaagatggaaagttgagagcacccgccgacgggtcgcagtggagaaaaatcgagagaaagtactgggatgagtttgcaaaggacccaaggaatgtatggtttgctttaagcgcggatggcattaatcctttcggggagcagagcaacaatcacagcacctggcccgtgactctatgtatgtataaccttcctccttggatgtgcatgaagcggaagttcattatgatgccagttctcatccaaggacctaagcaacccggcaacgaaattgatgtgtacctaaggccattagttgaagaacttttatagctgtggaatggaaacggtgtacgtacgtgggatgagcacagacaggaggaatttaaccttaaggcgttgctgttcgtgaccatcaacgattggcccgctctcagtaacctttcaggacagacaaacaaaggataccacgcatgcacgcactgtttagatgacactgaaagtatatacctggacaaatgcaggaagaatgtgtacctgggccatcatcgatttcttccgaccaaccatcaatgtcgaaagaaaggcaagcatttcaaaggcgaggcagatcaccggaagaagcccgccatgcgcaccggtgatcacgtgcttgctatggtcaatgatttacactacgtaatctttggaaagggtcctagTGGACTAGCTGTTGCGAATGatgctgagggacacgcacccatgtggaagaagaaatctatattttgggacctaccctactagaaagacctagaggtccgctcctcaatcgacgtgatgcacgtgacgaagaacctttgcatgaacctgctaggcttcttgggcgtctATGGGAAGaaaaaagatacacctgaggcacgggaggacctgcaacgtttgcacgaaaaagacggcatgcctctgaagcagtataaaggtcctgccagctacgctcttacgaaagaagagaaagaaatcttctttgaatgcctacTCAGTATAAAGGTCatgactggcttctcgtcgaatataaagggaataataaatatgctagagaaaaagtttcagaacctaaagtctcatgacagccacgtgattatgacgcaactgcttccggttgcattgagggggcttctaccggaaaacgtccgattagccattgtgaagctatgtgcattcctcaatgcaatctctcagaaggtgatcgatccagaaatcgtaccaaggctaaggagtgatgtggcgcaatgtcttgtcagtttcgagctggtgttcccaccatccttcttcaatatcatgacgcacgtcctagttcatctagtcgacgagattgtcatcctggggcccgtatttctacacaatatgttcccctttgagaggttcatgggagtcctaaagaaatatgtccgtaaccccgctaggccagaaggaagcatctccatgggccatcaaacaagGAAGCATCTCTGTggcccaactttcaactttttcagagttcatttgaaatgctttcctgtcttatggttcgaaactttgatacttcgaaagtgattgtccatttttacacgaagtgcatcaagtttttgtcgtaaccctctctactttttggaacatactatgtgggtgaaatgatgataccatgccaactttcaaccttttcagagttcattttgaaatgctttccaatttcagagtcatttagctcaaagaatgaattaatagcaaacagaatgaactacaaaacttttatgaaaataaaaacaatcaattaaaatattatgttatgatcaactaaaataaaactataatattcttcaatagcaaaaagaatataattttgtgacctaaaatcaaactataagtatttaattgtaagtataaataaaaaataaatagcaaagaagaaaaaaattctatttttatagtaaagttattcataaactagtgattcacacaaattttaaaaaattccaaatttaaactattcaaaatttaaaactaatggcactaacagaaagtttataatttttgtgacctaaaatcaaaagaaatcactaaaaactataagtatttagttgtaagtataaataaaaaataaatagaaaaaaaattctatttttatagtaaagttattcataaactagtgattcacacaaatttttaaaaattcaaatttaaactattcaaaatttaaaactaatggcactaacagaaagtttataatttttgtgacctaaaagaaaaaagaaatcactaaaaaactgtaagtatttagttttaagtagaaataaaaaaataaaaaaccaaaaaaatgtagaaataaaaaagaaaaaaaccaaaaaaatgccacctactgggcctccacggcctgaatatgactagaaaccctacatgggccaggattcaggcccgcagaggcccaataggcctacaggcagtagcaagtttaggcccgaaagcctgcattagagaggagcttgAATGGGGAGGCACAGCAGTGCTTATAAACAAGTGTtggcgcccttcagctagcgatgtgggactaaacttttgggcgcgggcagcacaagggcattggtcccggttggtggcaccaaccgggactaaaggggggcaatggtgacggttggtgccacgaaccgtgaccaatgccccctttagtcccggttggtggcaccaaccgtgaccattgcccccctttagtcccggttggtgccaccaaccgggaccaatggccttcgcttcccgccctttcggctgctgaaaattggcctttgccggttcgtggcaccaaccgggactaatgcccacctttagtaccgggttgtgccacgaaccgggactaaaggctttgcTATATAAGTTCACACTTTGGAAATTTTCACTCCCATCTCTCGCAGTTGCCGCCCTGAcgccg
Protein-coding sequences here:
- the LOC125506318 gene encoding dehydration-responsive element-binding protein 2C-like — translated: MPPRRRGSSGYRGVRERPNGWYSAEIRSGDVRLGLGSFRSAYEAARAYDAAAWRLDRPRSQMNFRDVFTREQAQRVAPPPRLITDMDRADHARRCRRLLIAEEDERAMAEWRRRHPEDVTDERAYWAERTARRRAERADRRRRKALANAQCDIVEAGGRSIFTLDDECWDDIWLDTSDNTDEDGDDGSDME